A single genomic interval of Tursiops truncatus isolate mTurTru1 chromosome 16, mTurTru1.mat.Y, whole genome shotgun sequence harbors:
- the LOC117308481 gene encoding protein max — protein sequence MSDNDDIEVESDEEQPRFQSAADKRAHHNALERKRRDHIKDSFHSLRDSVPSLQGEKASRAQILDKATEYIQYMRRKNHTHQQDIDDLKRQNALLEQQVRALEKARSSAQLQTNYPSSDNSLYTNAKGSTISAFDGGSDSSSESEPEEPQSRKKLRMEAS from the coding sequence ATGAGCGATAACGATGACATCGAGGTGGAGAGCGACGAAGAGCAACCGAGGTTTCAATCAGCGGCTGACAAACGGGCTCATCATAATGCACTGGAACGAAAACGTAGGGACCACATCAAAGACAGCTTTCACAGTTTGCGGGACTCGGTCCCATCACTCCAAGGAGAGAAGGCATCCCGGGCCCAAATCCTAGACAAAGCCACAGAGTATATCCAGTATATGCGAAGGAAAAACCACACACACCAGCAAGATATTGATGACCTCAAGCGGCAGAATGCTCTTCTGGAGCAGCAAGTCCGTGCACTGGAGAAGGCGAGGTCGAGTGCCCAACTGCAGACCAACTACCCCTCCTCAGACAACAGCCTCTACACCAACGCCAAGGGCAGCACCATCTCTGCCTTCGATGGGGGCTCAGACTCCAGCTCGGAGTCGGAGCCCGAAGAGCCCCAAAGCAGGAAGAAGCTCCGGATGGAGGCCAGCTAA